The genomic window CTCTCCAGAACGAAACGAAATAGACGAGGTCCTGTGGCAGATCCAAAGTGGGGAGGATGCTTCAGCGCCTCCCGTCGCACTTCCGCGCAACCCGAAGAAATGGCTATCGCCATTCCTCTCCAGAACGAAGCGAGATAGACGAGGTCCTGCGGCAGATCCAGAGTGGCGATGATGCTTTAGCACCTCCCGACGCATTTCCGCGCAACCTGTAGAAATAGCTATCGCCATTCCTCTCCGAGCAAAAAAGAGACCCCGCTTCGATCAACGAAGCGAGGTCTCGCAAAAATAAAAACTGCCTGAGAATTTTTAGTCGCGGCCGTGGCGGGCGACAGAGATCGCAGCAGTGGCAGCTTCTTCCTTTTCTTGGTCACTTGCACCTTCGGAAAGACCGAAGAAAGCGCCAAGGGGAAGCTTGAGGATATCGGAGAGGAGGAGTAGCTCCGCATCGTTAACACGGCGGATTCCGGCTTCAATCTTGGACAGACCGGCGCGGGAAAGATCCCAGCCCCTAGCTGCACACTCTGAAGCGAGTCCTTGTTGGGTGGAGCCACGCTCCATGCGCATCCTGCGCAGATTTCCTCCGATTAGGTTCTTTTTTTCTGATGGTTCCAATGTTCTTCCTGGTTGAATTCAAATCCCCCTGAGTGGGGGATTCCCCCATAACATCCACAGAATTGCTCCGATGTCCAATTATTTCTAACTAAATACGGAGCTTATTTTGGGTAAATTCCCCATTTAGTTGCAAATCAATAGCTTCCAGAGCCGCTCCGCATGTAGCTATCTGCCTGTAAAGTTAATATAAAAACGAACTTCTTTATCCTAAACAGATTCCAGAGCATTTCAATCGGAATGATCCCAAAATGGAACAAACCTCAAAAT from Puniceicoccus vermicola includes these protein-coding regions:
- a CDS encoding helix-turn-helix domain-containing protein yields the protein MEPSEKKNLIGGNLRRMRMERGSTQQGLASECAARGWDLSRAGLSKIEAGIRRVNDAELLLLSDILKLPLGAFFGLSEGASDQEKEEAATAAISVARHGRD